DNA sequence from the Perca flavescens isolate YP-PL-M2 chromosome 3, PFLA_1.0, whole genome shotgun sequence genome:
TTTTTTAACAACTGAAGAGTTAAatatgaagattttttttttttttaattaggctACTGTATATTCACCCCACCCCAGGAACCAAAGGTGTAATGATGTCACAGCTACTGTATCTGGGCAGTCCCCTTCTGATGTATGTGTCCTAACTACAGTATAAATCCGCTGCATCCTTAAATATAATGTGTATGAAAGGGCAGCTTGAGTATTCAGGGGTTTAAATATTTAGCTGGAGCTTTCCTTTAAACCTGGACCAGCTATGGCAATGCCGGCTGCAAAGCTTCTTATGTTACTTTCTCTCTTTGGAGGCAAACCCACCTCAGCTGCTGCTCTGGATAACTGTTTTTTCATGGGAGAAGAGGAGAATAATAGTCTGTACGAAGATGGAGATGTAGTTATAGGGGGCTTATTCCCTTTACACTACAGCCCTGTGTCTTCTATtccaacatacaaaacaaaatcaacagcTAATATGTATAAGTAGTGAGTGAATATTTGACTGAATTTGATAGTAGTTGGCTTGTGTTGTATACAgtcaatttattatttatgtgtgtgtgtatgtgtgtattttttgtatgatgaactgtttttcactttgtacagtTTCAGCTCTCGTGCCTTGCGCTGGATGCAGACTATGACTTTTGCAATCAAAGAAATCAACCAGCGCAGTGACCTCCTCCCACAGCTCAAGCTGGGTTTCCACATCCGTGACAGCTGTGATGACATACCTGTGTCACTGAGAGCATCTTTGCTGTTGGTGAACGGCCAGCCAGAGATAGGCACCAGGGCCGAGAGAGTGAACACAAGCAAAGGTCAAGAAAGGAACATTATTTCTAATTTAGGCTGTTCTGCCGTACAAAGTACTGTGTCCCCAGTAATCATAGGAGATGCTGCTTCTGGCTTGTCTATGGCTCTGCTAAGAAGCCTGGGTTCTTTCCATATACCCCTGGTGAGACCGCCTTATAGTCTGTGAGCTTTTGTTGTGATAGTGTTAATAATATGTCTTTGCAATGCCTTTTGCAGTTTCTTTATGTTGATGAAGTAGGCCTACCATACAATTGCAAATCATTGATGTACTGTTAAAACTATAGTTCTTCAAAATGTTCACTTTACAGAGAAAAGGACACCAGCCCCATTTAATTTTTAAGATAATGCACTATTCAGATACTACATTTTTAAGATGTTTAATTTTGCCTAAGAATAATGAATTGTCTCGACCCAATACTTTATAATTCAGTTAATTTGAAAAATTCCAAATTTGgcagagcatgttttttttttagtggagAAGGATAAAATGTCTTGCTGTTGATCCGATATTCAAGTATACAGTGCttcctttttaaatgtagtATTATGCTTATAGtgaaaaaaatggcaaaattgtattttagacatttatagAACATGTCTATATTTTAAACTCATCTTCCATTTTTACAGTTGAGTGGTTAAGTTGCTTAGTGCAGAGAAGAGTGCTTGTAAAGACGGTGGTATTGTGTGGTGAAATGTGATCCTTGTTCAACAAGGCTTTTCAGTGAGCCAAAGTGTGCAGAAGGTTAATTGTTGTTTTCTATAATACCAGGTGAGCTATTTTGCATCCTGCAGCTGTCTGAGTAACCAAAGGGATTTCCCAACATTCATGCGCACCATGCCCAGTGACACCTTCCAGATCAGAGCCCTGGCCCAGCTGGTTAGATATTTTGGCTGGACCTGGGTGGGAATCATTGGCGTGGAATCTGATTATGCTCGCTTTGCCATCCAGCTCTTCCTGCAAGAGTCGGTACAGTACGATGTGTGTGCTGCATACACTCACTTCTACCCTGTTGTCCTGAGTCAGCAGGCTCTAGATGAGCTTCTGGATGTCATTCAGGTACATTTGGGTcaatataacattttaatacatatatatatatatgtatatatgtatatatgtatatatgtatatatatatatatatatatatatatatatatgtatatatatatatatatatatatatatatatatatatatgtgtgtatataaatgaAAGCTAGGATTTATTGCAGGTTTATGCTATTTTTCTGTATgtattaaaatgtcaaaagttttagaacacaccagtttttccaggtttttattgaaattcatgcagttcaatgtcttattgtactctgaaatgaaagaatagaacaaataaataattgaagttaaaaaagaaatcattgaatcaatttataaaccaaaatgtattctaaatttttgacacatcaaagtagccccctttggcagatataacagctgaacacactcgtggcattctttctacaatgaaaatcaaatgttcttcagaaagttcttcccaactctgttgcagaagttcccatgaATGCGTGGCATTTGTAGGTTTCACTTTTCTGttcagttcatcccaaaccagctcaatggggtttaagtctggtgactgtgctggccactccatgtttttaagcttaccatcttgttcttttttcctaaggtagttctgtTATAGCTTGGACATAtgtttgggtcattatcttgctgtaggatgaacccctgaccaactaggcgcataccagagcgTATTGcatggtgctgcaaaatgctgtggtagccgttttggttcagggtgcctttcactctgaaCAAATCACCGAccgtggatccagcaaaacagccccagaccatcacatttcctcctccatgtttgacagttgatgtcacacactgaggaaccatcatTTCGCCTATTcagatttaaaattttgattcattcattcataacaccttcttctagtcttcagtagtccattgtcAGTGTTtattggcccaggcaagcctctttttcttattctgacgtcttagcaatggctttcttgctgcaactcgacctataaAACCTGCAGCTGGAAGTCtactctttacagttgaaactgagacttgcttattacgaccactattaagctgtgcttgaagctgttgtcctgtgagccgcctatcacgcaagctgttgcatctcagaaacttgtcttctgattctgttgtggctttgggtctgccagacctcttcctgtcagaatttcccccagtttctaagtgccttttgatggtgaagaatactgtactcactgacaccttgactttctttgcaatttctctgtaggaaagaccaacattcttaagtgttatgatggtctgttgttaattgcctttttcccgccatttttatggcaacacactactttctgcagtacaatactgttcaaatagtgctcacgagggtacggtaccacagtgtgttccaacaatacttttatacaaacggaaggggttgtaagtaatccagacaagttggaacacctgtgggaattggtagcacctaCTTTCAAAgtttgatcaacctccattgctgcagaacagctttacattgttaacccatttcttgttccctgaaaaaggcctttttgtataattctgaaatgtacattatttttcagttttgggtaaccttactttttcttttaacctcaggcagttcaccacttaccttttgtaccatttcaagctattaaTTGGACTTGagctgctaaaatttcaatagaAAACTAGAAAAATGGGGGTGTTCTAAAATTTTTGACGAGtagtgcatatgtgtgtgtgtgcatttatataACACTTTAAATTAAAGCATTGTTGGTAATTTGTTCTTTGTGTCAAATTAACATAATTAGAAATGTGACTCTCTTCATATTTAATGCACTCTGAACCCTGAAGCCTAACATATTTTTCATTTAGGCTCCCCAAGCTTAGTAATGCAATGCTACAAACTTTGTCCTGACTAATAATCAAAAAGTTAATTCACTCTTCTCTGACACAGTTTCTCAGCTTAATTTGAAACCTCTTTTAGCTGATATATTGAACTAAATTGCCATGTAACATGTTTCtgttattaaatattttaactttttagaTGGCGTCCTCAAAGGTCATCATTAACTTCTGTAGTGAGTCAGAGATGAATGGCATTCTGAGAGAGATCCGACGTCAGAATATAACCGGCCTGCAGTGGATAGCAAGTGAGGCTTGGTCGACTGCCAAATCACTCTGGGAAGAGTTTGGAGATCTGCTGACAGGAACACTAGGATTTGCCATCCAGCGAGCTGATGTGATTCCAGGGCTGAAACAACACCTCACGAGTCTCAGACCGTCCAGTATTCATAAATCAGCTTTCTTGGCAGAATTTTGGGAAGAGATGTTTAACTGCCGACTGAACGGGTCAGTGAACAGCCACTCTCACGGGGGCGACAATTACCTCGACAGATTGCCATGTAAAGGGACTGAGGATTTAAATGATGTTTACTCTGCCTATTCTGATGTGACACAGCTAAGAGTGTCATATAACGTCTACAAGGCTGTGTATTTGGTGGCCCATGCTTTGCAAGATATGAGTAACTGCAGAGTCGGACAGGGGCCTTTACCTAATGGCACCTGTGCAGACCCAAAGAATGTTAAACCTTGGCAGGTGAGACTAATTGTtgctaattaaaaaataaataaaaaaaggataaatAAGAAGTCAGTGTTCCATAGTGTTTATATAACCTATTTCCCTTGCTCCCTCAGCTAATCCACTACATGAAGCGTGCTAATTTTTCTGCACTGGGGAAAAAAGTCAACTTTGATCAAAACGGTGACCCCATTGCTTATTATGATCTCATGAACTGGCAAAGGATGCCTGACGGCTCACTACATTTGGTAAAAGTAGGTTTCTATGACGCCTCCTTGCCTGCTGGACACAGCCTGGTCATAAATGACTCAGTGATTCAGTGGCCTGTTGGGAAGCAGGTGTGTTCTCTACAAACAGGCTTGAGACCATGTTCACCTCTTAGGCTCTTGTATATACTGTTGATCAACACATCAGCTAATTTTTTCTCATTATTGtgtaaaataatttattgttaaacaaaCAGAAGAAAATGTAACCTTcatatataaaacacaaaccCCACTAATAACCCAATATTGATTGTGATAACAACTTGCAGTTAAGTATAACTATGATGCTATTGTAACGGGATTTTGTGTACCTGAAGTGATCACACCTTTTAATGTGTATCTGAAATATTTTCTTCAGAAATGTTATTGCATAACAAAGCAGAGACATTGtctaatttaattaaaatcagtGTCTTTCTGAGTAGCTGAACTTTGCCTCTCAGGCTTCCCGGTCTGTATGCAGCGACAGTTGTCCTCCAGGTTCGCGCATCGCCAGGAGAAAGGGGGAACCCATCTGCTGTTTTGACTGTGTCCCCTGTGCTGAGGGAGAAGTTAGTAACACAACTGGTGTGTTGTGTTATGGCTTTAATCACTCTTTCTCTTGATCTGCTTGTATCTAATTGTGGCTTTTCTAAACTAAAGATTTCTCTTCCCATCTCCAGATTCTTTAGAGTGCTCACGTTGCTCAGAGAACACATGGCCCAATAAAGGCAGAGATCTCTGCATCCCAAAGACTATTGAGTTCCTGTCTTACCATGAGTTAATGGGTATTGTGCTGTGTGTTGTATCTGTCCTCGGAGCTTGTTTTTCCCTCTCAATCCTCGCTATATTcttcacatacaaacacacaccactggTCCGGGCCAACAACATGGAATTGAGCTTCCTTTTGCTGGTGTTTCTTGCTGTCTGCTTCCTTGTTGGCCTGCTGTTCATTGGTGAGCCTTCAGACTGGCTTTGCCGTATCAGGTACCCAGCATTTGGAATCAGTTTTGCTCTATGCATTTCGTGCCTCCTGGCCAAGACAGTTGTGGTCCTAATGGCTTTCAGGTCCACACTGCCAGGAAGTAATGTCATGAAGTGGTTTGGACCCAACCAGCAGAGAGCAAGTGTGCTTTTAGGAACAGCTGTTCAGGTATAAACACTTTCCACAAATACACTCTATACAAATCTTTTCAACTGTGTCTatttaaaatgaacatcctgTTTTTCCCTCCACTCAGGTAATAATCTGTGCTATCTGGCTGTTTACCAGTCCACCTCATGCCAACGACAACAGAGATTACAGTGCTACTATCATCATTGAGTGTGTTACTGGTTCCGAGGTTGGCTTCTGGTGTGTTCTTGGATACGTTGGCATCTTGGCCTGCATATGTTTCCtaatggcatttttggcccggAAGCTGCCTGATAATTTTAATGAGGCCAAGTTTATCACCTTCAGCATGCTGATATTCTTCGCAGTGTGGATTACTTTTATTCCAGTTTATGTGAGCACAGCTGGGAAACATACAGTGGCTGTCCATATTTTTGCTATTTTAGCCTCAGCTTTTGGTCTcctgttttgcatttttgctCCAAAGTGCTATGTCATAATTCTAAAAccggaaaaaaacaacaagaaaaacatgATTCAAAGATGAAAATCACAGCATGTTGTTGAAGAATTTACATAAATAAGAAAGCAATTGCAATGAAATATATCTGTGCTGTCACATGAATTAATAAAGATTCATGCTGTAAATCCAATAAAGCAAACCTTTTTTGGAATACTGTTGCCTCAATGCTAGCTAACACATTGACACATGCACACTTAATGCATATTGTCATCATCAGTGATGTTTCTAGGGGTCATCAGGTGTTTTGGGTCTTTCAACAATCAGACAACCTTGCCCAGGTGACCCAGTCCGGATTGATCAAGCCATGGCAGATAGCACTAGTGCACCCATGGCTCTCCTTTCCTAATCCACAGCCACCTTGAGGCCATTTCAGCTGCCTCTCTGACAATTGTGCACCTCTCTTTGCAGTGGCATTTCGCCATCAGCTCGGCATACTACAGCCAATCCATCTTATTGACTGTTCAGCTTGAAAATGGTAGTGAGGaatgcaaacaaacaactgTGAGCGCACACAAGGCTcctttcatttttcatctcatctgatCAATCAAATACACATAagagctgtcaaaactggcCAAGAATGACGTTTGAATGGTCCTTCTAAAAAACACATGGGTTCCAAGGATTGGAATagctatttttgcacattatgtccataagaTGGCAAAAGTACAATGAGATATACATAACTacttgtatatttattttaacaatagcatgtcttttaaaaaatcTCTAAGGATTCCAAGATGGCGGACGAGTAGTAGACGCGTTTGACTCCCGTTCCCAAGCTCTTTCATATACTTTCATCTCTAAAAGTCTGTATTCCCTTCTCCACCTTTTGCAACAAGTTTATATAACTTATGAACATCGCATGACCTTCGCAGATATGGCTTCTAAGGcttaaagcaaaataaaaaaagacattgccCCAAAGGACGATGTAGCCGCATGCAACGTAAGCATGGCCACACTGACTAACTTGCTGGAGGGCCACAAAGCAGACCTTTCTGCTGAATTTAAGATGACCATCTCTGCCCTTGAGTCGGAAAAATTGACCTGGTGCAAGCGACTGAATGCTAACTAGTTGTATTGCCAGCTCCGGCTAACGCTAGCTGAATTAGAGCCTGGACTTTGGACTCCACTGCTGCGTAGTGGtctcatgttgttgttttccacaCTCTTCTTTTTGGCCAATGTGGCAGCATGGTGGGTTATGCCTCTAAACTAGAGCTGGATGCAGATGTTTCATTGCAgtagttctttctttttctttttctttttctttttcttttttcttttttctttttctctctataGCGGTTACTATCAATATTGATCAGTTGCCTAACTTTCCTAACCAACCTCTAAGTTCTATGATTGATAAATTCCTATCACAAAGCTCAATTCAACGGGGCCTCTCATTTCAAACATAAAGTCAAACTGTTTGGGTGCCCTAAGGACCACTTGGAGTCAGGATCTCGGTGTTACTTTAGCAGGTGAGCAATGGGAACAGATattagaccatgtatactcatCTTCGCCTTATACAGTGCAAGATTCTACACAGAGCCCACCTTACAAACGCAAGAATAGCTAGAATATACCCCAATAGAACTGATAAGTGCAACAGGTGTAATAAATCGCCTCCCGACTACATGCACGTTTCTGCTCTGTCCCAGCAAGTATCAGCTTTCTGGTCTGCAGTATTTGGTACAATTAGCACAGTCCTAGACAAACCAGTACAGCTCGACCCCCTCTCTGCCCTCTTCGgaatctctcacacactcatCACGTCCAAAACCGCAAATCAGGTGATTGAATTTACCACACTCCTCGCTAGGAGGCTCATTCTTCTTAAATGGACTCACTCCTCCCCTCCCACACATAACAAATGGATTGTTGAGGTtggggctgtgcaattaattgaatttcgatttcaattttgattttggctcccacgatcaccaaaatagtataatcgagaaaaaacgattattttgccatgttctgttttgcaagaacactcttattttgtGTCGCACATCCGCACGCGCACATCAGCCCCTCCCgaagccagtcagggaggcaagtcgtgTGCACATCTTCCGCTGGAATTGAAAAACTCAGCGCgagtaaagatggcagcagcgtttggtgagcaaaaaaaggcGAAACCAACTCAGTTGTCTGGGAACAGCTGCCCCCCCCCCGCTGTAGTATACTGTCTATAGACATTGTATTcccccgacacgctgtattcacttactgtttaaaactttttcctgcttagtgggggtgcataggcatactgctaaaaaacaacatgaaaaaacatagtaatgttccctcagcatttagttttgttgttaaactgtatgtaaatgagcagggacgttaaatcacctgtttcacgtaacgttactctaaggtactatctatgtgctggatttttcctaaggttagctagcaaataagcccactgacggTGATATcattgttgatattttggcacaatgtttagtaatgacagtagtagtggtcatagtaacatgtgatgtgagatgcacattgtgttatgtctgtggaactgttcattagctgtgtaacgttatgtgtgatatctgtaaagctgaaccgactcactTTCTGTGAGGACACTAACAGATTATACCCTGAacactatccattatatccaaatgttaatgagtactcgtgttaaataatcgtgatttcaaaagtgaccaaaataatcgtgattattattttttccataatcgagcagccctagctTGAAAAGATCAGGTATTCTTTAAGAGGCTCCCTTAAGACTTTCCGCTAAACAATTAGCCCCctagcaagcaagctagctTACTAGCCAGCCGCCCAACCTATTAATTAGTAAAATtaaacaacttaatgtttcattcacacactattgtcacatcgtaggaaagcacattggTATCGCCACATGAGTGACAActttgtttggcaaattttctgtaaccagtgtagGATGAAGGTATGTTGggtgggtggaattagcaagaCGAGCCAGCAGCGGACTGTTTGGGCTCGGCGCCTCTGCTTCCACCGTAGCGAGAACGGATGACAGCCTGTGAGAGGGACAGGCTGGTTAGCCATCTCCCGGTGTCCACTGTCTTCCCGGCGGGAAGTGAAGCACAGGGACTGCAGGCTCTGTTCGGTTCTGCCGCTACAGATTTGTTCGTTGTGGGTTGTAGAAATATTTCTATAAGTCTAGATGTGTGATTCTTAGAATCAAAGTCTATACAATATAGTGTTGTTCATAGCTGTGAGACGTAAGTAGTCATGAGATGTGGAAAGCACATTCCTATCCCCTGTCAATGTATACATTCAGTTAGCCAGTTCAAACTTTGACTTCTATATGAGTAAAAGGAATGTGAGCGTGTAAGCTTCACTTCATtataatattgtgtgtgtgtgtgttctcatccAACACCTTAGAATAAGTGGCACCAGACAGGCCTTATAAGGAATGGTTAGATCATTGGCCACACAGTAAaacagaactgtgtgtgtgtgtgtgtgtgtgtgtgtgtgtgtgtgtgtgtgtgtgtgtgtgtgtgtgtgtgtgtactatataattttgtgtacatgtacagtacaggccaaaagtttggacacaccttctcattcaatgcgttttctttattttcatgactatttacattgtagattctcactgaaggcatcaaaactacgaatgaacacatatggaattatgtacttaacaaaaaagtgtgaaataactgaaaacgtgttttttagattttagattcctcacagtagccaccctttgcttttttgatagcggtgcaaacccttggtgttctctcaatgagcttcatgaggtaggcacctgaaatggttttcacttcacaggtgctttgctggtgacactgttggggatttattcaaaattgaaggcatactgaaccagcatggctaccacagcatcctacAGCAACaagccatcccatccggtttgcgtttagttggaccatcatttatttttcaacaggacaatgaccccaaacacacctccaggctgtgtaagggctatttgaccaagaaggagagtgatggagtgctgagccagatgacctggcctccacagtcaccggacctgaactcaattgagctggtttggggtgagctggaccgcagagtgaaggcaaaagggccaacaagtgctaagcatctctgggaactccttcaagactgttggaaaaccatttcaggtgactacctcttgaagctcatcaagacaatgccaagagtgtgcaaagcagtaatcaaagcaaagggtggctactttgaagaaactaaaatataagacacttttttgtttgtcattcatagttttgatgccttcagtgagaatctacaatgtaaatagtcatgaaaataaagaaaccgcATTgatgtgtgtcca
Encoded proteins:
- the LOC114552364 gene encoding extracellular calcium-sensing receptor-like; protein product: MYKYFSSRALRWMQTMTFAIKEINQRSDLLPQLKLGFHIRDSCDDIPVSLRASLLLVNGQPEIGTRAERVNTSKGQERNIISNLGCSAVQSTVSPVIIGDAASGLSMALLRSLGSFHIPLVSYFASCSCLSNQRDFPTFMRTMPSDTFQIRALAQLVRYFGWTWVGIIGVESDYARFAIQLFLQESVQYDVCAAYTHFYPVVLSQQALDELLDVIQMASSKVIINFCSESEMNGILREIRRQNITGLQWIASEAWSTAKSLWEEFGDLLTGTLGFAIQRADVIPGLKQHLTSLRPSSIHKSAFLAEFWEEMFNCRLNGSVNSHSHGGDNYLDRLPCKGTEDLNDVYSAYSDVTQLRVSYNVYKAVYLVAHALQDMSNCRVGQGPLPNGTCADPKNVKPWQLIHYMKRANFSALGKKVNFDQNGDPIAYYDLMNWQRMPDGSLHLVKVGFYDASLPAGHSLVINDSVIQWPLNFASQASRSVCSDSCPPGSRIARRKGEPICCFDCVPCAEGEVSNTTDSLECSRCSENTWPNKGRDLCIPKTIEFLSYHELMGIVLCVVSVLGACFSLSILAIFFTYKHTPLVRANNMELSFLLLVFLAVCFLVGLLFIGEPSDWLCRIRYPAFGISFALCISCLLAKTVVVLMAFRSTLPGSNVMKWFGPNQQRASVLLGTAVQVIICAIWLFTSPPHANDNRDYSATIIIECVTGSEVGFWCVLGYVGILACICFLMAFLARKLPDNFNEAKFITFSMLIFFAVWITFIPVYVSTAGKHTVAVHIFAILASAFGLLFCIFAPKCYVIILKPEKNNKKNMIQR